The window CGAAAGGCAGACAGGCCGCCGAGCGGCCGTTCTTGTTGACACTGTGCCAACAACTTCCCATCATCACCCTCACAGGAGCACGGAGGCTCCTTCCATGAGCTACCAACACATCCGGTCTTCCTTCGCGGACCGGGTTGCCACCCTGGAACTGCACCGTCCTGAAGCGCGCAATGGCTTCACAGTGACCATGGCGGACGAGCTCGGTGACGCGCTCGACGCCGCCGATGCGAATGAAGACGTGCGCGTGGTCGTCCTCACCGGTGCTGGCAGGGACTTCTGCGTGGGCGCGGACCTCAGCGGCAAGTCGCTCGAGGTGATGAATGAGGAGACGCTGGCGCACGGCTGGGTGGAGCCGGCGACGCGGGTGACGCGCCGGATGTTCGCGCTGCGCAAGCCGGTCATCGCCGCCGTGCGCGGCGCCGCGGTGGGCGTGGGCTCGACGATGATCCTCCCCGCGGACTTCCGCCTCGCCTCGAAGGACAGCCGCTTCGGCTTCGTCTTCAGCCGGCGTGGCATCTATCCGGAAGCGGGCTCCAGCTGGTTCCTGCCGCGCATCGTCGGGATGGGCCGCGCGCTCGATTGGATGGTGAGCGGCCGCCTCATCAACGCGGAAGAGGCGCTCGGCGCGGGCCTGGTCCGCTCGCTCCACGAGCCCGAGGCGCTGCTCGACGCCGCCTATGCGCTGGCCCGCGAGCTGGTGGAGAACACCGCCCCGGTGTCCGTGGCCGTCATCCGGCAGGAGCTCTACCGGATGAGCGCGCTGCCTTCGCCCGAGCCCGCCTTCGAGCTCGACAGCCGGCTCATCGCCAGCCTGGGCCAGAACGCGGACGCGGTGGAGGGCGTGATGTCCTTCCTGCAGAAGCGTCCCGCGAAGTTCCCCCGGACGCTGGGGCAGGACCTGCCGGCGTTCCTCCCCTGGCTGGAGCAGAAGTCATGAGCCAGGCCGCCACTCCCCGCTGGAAGCGGCTCGAGCCGGACACGCGCCGGGAACAGATTCTCGAGTGCGCCGCGCGGCTGTTCGGCGAGCGCCCGTACGCGGACGTCTCCACCACGGACATCGCCCGGGAGGCAGGCGTCGCCCGGGGCCTTATCAACCACTACTTCGGGCAGAAGCGGGACCTCTACTTGAAGGTCGTGAAGAGGATGCTGCTCATGCCTGGCCTGGAAGAGAGCGTGCCCATGACCGGGAACCTGAGGCAGCGGGTGGAGCGCAGTGTCGAGTGGTACCTCGACACGGTGGCGGTCCATGGCAAGACGTACGTGGCCGTCACCGGCTCGGGAGGCATCGGCTCGGACCCGGAGGTCGAGCGCTTCATCTTGGAGGCGGACGACGTGGCCTCTTCGAAGACGCTCGCGTTCCTGGGCCTCAAGGTCGAGGTCGGAAGCGACGCGCGGCACAGGGCGATGATGCGCTCCTACGCGGGTCTGGTGAAGGCCACCATCCGTGAGTGGATTCGCGGCGGGACAATCTCCCGTGAGGACGCGCACCTGCTCCTGAGCGAGGCGCTCATCACCATCGTCCGCGACGTGTTCCCCCAGCTTGCCCAGACGGCCGGCCCCGGGCGTGACGACACGCGGGCGCCGAAGTCGGGGCCCAAGCGCGGAAAGGACTCCTGATGACCTCGAAGCCGCTCGCGGGACGCACGCTGTTGATGTCCGGAGGAAGCCGGGGAATCGGGCTGGCGATTGGCGTCGCGGCGGGACGGCTCGGCGCCAACGTCGCGCTGCTGGCGAAGACCGACACCCCGGACCCACGGCTGCCAGGGACGGTGCACACGGCCGCGGCGGAAATCGAGGCTGCGGGAGGCAAGGCGCTCGCGGTGGTTGGCGACGTGCGTGAAGAAGCGGACGTGCAGCGCGCCGTGGATGCGACGGTGGCGCGCTTTGGCGGCATCGACTTCTGCGTGAACAACGCGAGCGCCCTCGCGCCGCTCAAGACGGAGGAGCTGCCCGTCAAGCGGTTCGACTTGATGACGCAGATTCAGCTGCGGGGAACGTTCCTCCTGACGCGCACGTCGCTACCGCATCTGCGGCGCTCTCCGCACGCGCACATCCTCTCGCTGTCTCCGCCGGTCAACCTCGCGCCCCACTGGCTGGGCAAGCACCCGGCGTACACGCTGGCCAAGTACGGGATGACGCTGCTCACGCTCGGCTGGGCCGCGGAGTTCGCCGAGGCCGGCATCGCCGCGAATGCGCTCTGGCCCCGGACGCTCATCGCCACCGCCGCCGTGAAGAACCTGCTCGGAGGCGACACGTCGATGCAGCGGGCCCGCGCGCCGGAAATCATGGCGGACGCGGCCGTGGCCATCTTCCAGCGCCGGCCGCGCGACTGCACCGGGCACACCTTCATCGACGAAGACGTCCTCCGCGCCGAGGGCGTCACCGACTTCACCCGCTATGGGGGCGGCGACGACGTCCTGCTCGACCTCTACGTCGACCCCTGAAGTGGAACACGACAGCACGTCTGGTCATTGACTCCGGAGGAGATGCCATGAGTTCGTCTCTCGCAGCCCTGGAAGCGCAGTGCCAATCACAGGCGGACAAGCTCACGCTGCCGCTACTCCTCAAGCGCAATGCCGAGGAATACGCGGACGCTCCAGCCCTCAGCACAGGGGACCGGACGCTCACCTGGGCACAGCTGCGCGAGCAGACCGCCGCGCTCTCCCGGGGCCTTGGCGCGCTCCGGCTGACGCGCGGTGAGCGGATGATGATCATGATGTCCAGTCGGCCGGAGCACTGGGTCATCGACTATGCCGCCGCCCACCTCGCCGCCATCCCCTGTACCGCGTACCAGACGCTGAGCCCCGAGCAGGTGGGCTACGTCGCGCAGCACAGCGGCGCCACGGTGGTGGTGCTGGAGGGCGCGGACGAAGTCGCCCGGTGGCTGCGGGTGCTCGACACGCTTCCCACGCTCAGGCGGGTCATCGTCCTCGACGCCTCGGCGATTCCCGCGGGGGATGCGCGCTTCATCTCCTACGCCCAGGTCGAAGCCGAGGGACGCGCGCTGCACCAGGCGGACCCCACGGTCTTCGAGGAAGGGTGGAAGAGCATCCGGCCCGATGACCCCATCGCGATGATGTACACCTCGGGCACCACGGGCGACCCGAAGGGCGTGGTCCTGAGCCATCGGAACGCCTTCTACGAGGCCATCGCGGTGGACCTCTCCGCGCCCGTCCCGATGCGGATTCCCTCCATCGCCTATCTCCCGCTGGCGCACATCGCGGAGCGCGAGCTCGGCTTCTACCGCGCGCTCTACAAGGCGCTGCATATGCACATCTGCCCGGACCCGGTGGGCGTGGTGCCGCTGATGGCGAAGGTGCGGCCCCCCGCCTTCTTCGGCGTGCCGCGCCTGTGGGAGAAGCTCGCCGGGGGACTGCGGGCGAAGCTGGGCACGCTCGAAGCCGCCCAGCGCGAGCCCATCCTCGCCGCGCACGCGTTGGCGCTGGAGGCCTTCCGGCTCGAAGGCGCCGGCAAGGCCGTGCCTCCGGAGCTCGCGAAGAAGGTGGAGGAGGTGGAGGCCACCATCCTCAAGCCCCTGCGCAAGATGTTCGGACTGGATGCGCTGGAGTGGGCGAGCAGCGGCTCGGCGCCCATCCCCGTCGACATCCTCGAGTACCTCGGCGGCTTCGGCATCAAGGTGCTCGAGGTCTGGGGCATGAGTGAGACCACTGGCTGCGCCACCATCAACACGCCCACGGACTTCCGCCTTGGCGCCGTGGGTCGGCCCATTCCGGGCGTGCAGCTTCGGCTGGCGGCGGATGGGGAAATCTTCGTCCGGGGCCCGGTGGTGTTCCTCGGCTACCTCGCCGCCAATGGCAAGATTGTCCGTGCGACGGACGCGGATGGCTGGCTCGCCACCGGCGACATCGGCACCGTGGACTCCGAGGGCTTCCTCTCCATCACGGACCGGAAGAAGGAGCTCATCATCACCTCGAGCGGGAAGAACATCGCCCCGTCGAAAATCGAGGGCATGCTGCGCGCGCACCCCCTCGTCGCCCAGGCGCTGGCGGTGGGAGATGGCTGGCCCTACGTCACCGCGCTCATCTCCCTGGACCCGGACGCCGCGCCGCTCTGGGCCAAGGCCCGGGGTCTCCATTCGCAGTCGCTCGCGGAGCTGCTGAGCGACCCGGCCATTCGCACCGAGCTCGAGTCGCTCGTGGCCGCGACCAATGCCCGGCTCTCCCGGTCGGAGCAAGTCAAACACTTCGAGGTCGTCCCCGAGGTGTGGTCCCCCATGACGGGCGAGCTCACGCCGACCCTCAAGCTCAAGCGCCGCGTCATCCTCGAGAAGTACGCCGAGCGCATCGCCGCGCTCTACGCGAACGCCTGACCCCACCTGCTGGAACGGAAGCACGGAGCGCACCCCCATGCATGCGAGAACCCCGGAGCACGCCGCGTTCGCGGAAGCCATCGACGCGTTCTGTCGGGACAGGACCGGCACGCGCGCGCAGCGCGACGCCCTGACCCGGCACGGCACCGAGGCCCACAACCCCGCCCTCTATGCGCAGATGGCCGAGCTCGGCTGGCTCGGGGCGGGTATCCCGCTGAAGCATGGCGGCTCGGGCGGCGGCATCCAAGACATGTGTGTCTTCGCCGAGCGCACCGCGTACGGGCTCGCCCCGGTGGGTG of the Pyxidicoccus trucidator genome contains:
- a CDS encoding enoyl-CoA hydratase-related protein — its product is MSYQHIRSSFADRVATLELHRPEARNGFTVTMADELGDALDAADANEDVRVVVLTGAGRDFCVGADLSGKSLEVMNEETLAHGWVEPATRVTRRMFALRKPVIAAVRGAAVGVGSTMILPADFRLASKDSRFGFVFSRRGIYPEAGSSWFLPRIVGMGRALDWMVSGRLINAEEALGAGLVRSLHEPEALLDAAYALARELVENTAPVSVAVIRQELYRMSALPSPEPAFELDSRLIASLGQNADAVEGVMSFLQKRPAKFPRTLGQDLPAFLPWLEQKS
- a CDS encoding TetR/AcrR family transcriptional regulator → MSQAATPRWKRLEPDTRREQILECAARLFGERPYADVSTTDIAREAGVARGLINHYFGQKRDLYLKVVKRMLLMPGLEESVPMTGNLRQRVERSVEWYLDTVAVHGKTYVAVTGSGGIGSDPEVERFILEADDVASSKTLAFLGLKVEVGSDARHRAMMRSYAGLVKATIREWIRGGTISREDAHLLLSEALITIVRDVFPQLAQTAGPGRDDTRAPKSGPKRGKDS
- a CDS encoding SDR family oxidoreductase codes for the protein MTSKPLAGRTLLMSGGSRGIGLAIGVAAGRLGANVALLAKTDTPDPRLPGTVHTAAAEIEAAGGKALAVVGDVREEADVQRAVDATVARFGGIDFCVNNASALAPLKTEELPVKRFDLMTQIQLRGTFLLTRTSLPHLRRSPHAHILSLSPPVNLAPHWLGKHPAYTLAKYGMTLLTLGWAAEFAEAGIAANALWPRTLIATAAVKNLLGGDTSMQRARAPEIMADAAVAIFQRRPRDCTGHTFIDEDVLRAEGVTDFTRYGGGDDVLLDLYVDP
- a CDS encoding AMP-dependent synthetase/ligase yields the protein MSSSLAALEAQCQSQADKLTLPLLLKRNAEEYADAPALSTGDRTLTWAQLREQTAALSRGLGALRLTRGERMMIMMSSRPEHWVIDYAAAHLAAIPCTAYQTLSPEQVGYVAQHSGATVVVLEGADEVARWLRVLDTLPTLRRVIVLDASAIPAGDARFISYAQVEAEGRALHQADPTVFEEGWKSIRPDDPIAMMYTSGTTGDPKGVVLSHRNAFYEAIAVDLSAPVPMRIPSIAYLPLAHIAERELGFYRALYKALHMHICPDPVGVVPLMAKVRPPAFFGVPRLWEKLAGGLRAKLGTLEAAQREPILAAHALALEAFRLEGAGKAVPPELAKKVEEVEATILKPLRKMFGLDALEWASSGSAPIPVDILEYLGGFGIKVLEVWGMSETTGCATINTPTDFRLGAVGRPIPGVQLRLAADGEIFVRGPVVFLGYLAANGKIVRATDADGWLATGDIGTVDSEGFLSITDRKKELIITSSGKNIAPSKIEGMLRAHPLVAQALAVGDGWPYVTALISLDPDAAPLWAKARGLHSQSLAELLSDPAIRTELESLVAATNARLSRSEQVKHFEVVPEVWSPMTGELTPTLKLKRRVILEKYAERIAALYANA